The genomic segment AGCATCAGCACCGGCAGCTCGAGGCCGGGCCGGGTGCTCCAGTTCAGGCACGTCTCGAAGTCGCCCTCCGCGGTGCCGGCCTCGCCGCCGATCACAACGGTGATCCCCTCGGCCTCGGCCGGGTGCTTCTGCCCGTGCCGCTTCTGGACGAGCGCGGTACCGGGGGCCATTGCGAACTGGACCTCGATCACGCTCGTCACCGGGACCACGTTCCACGCCGGCACGGAGTAGTGCCCGACGAAGTTCCGGCCGCGGGAGTGCGTGTCGGTCCACCGCATCGCGAGCTGCCGGGTGTGATCGATCATCGGCATGCCCAGGGCGAGCATGACGCCGGCGTTGCGGTAGTGGAGGTGCAGGTAGTCGTGGGCCGGGCCTTGGCCCTTGTGGACTTGCAACCCGAGGCACACGTTCAGCGCCTCCTCGCCCGGCCCGCCGATCCAGAAGTAGGCCTCACCGGACTTGGACATTTTGATGCTCCGCTCCTCAAGGGCGCGGGTGCGGAGCATCTGGCGGAACACGGTCAGGGCGAGTTCGACCGACATGACCTCGCGGCCCGAGCGGAGTACCGCTGGCGGGGCGATCCGGGTGGACCGCCGCACCAGCGCGTCCTCAATATCGGGCGGGTCCTCGTTTGCGTCCGGCATG from the Frigoriglobus tundricola genome contains:
- a CDS encoding thiamine pyrophosphate-dependent dehydrogenase E1 component subunit alpha is translated as MPDANEDPPDIEDALVRRSTRIAPPAVLRSGREVMSVELALTVFRQMLRTRALEERSIKMSKSGEAYFWIGGPGEEALNVCLGLQVHKGQGPAHDYLHLHYRNAGVMLALGMPMIDHTRQLAMRWTDTHSRGRNFVGHYSVPAWNVVPVTSVIEVQFAMAPGTALVQKRHGQKHPAEAEGITVVIGGEAGTAEGDFETCLNWSTRPGLELPVLMLVTNNRFGISTDLDTVHTHRPVADRALPYGVRNETIDGNDPVATWNAINRAMRYCRRERKPFLLEAMVSRLHGHSSSSGAQRNWSDLDPLAAFEQKLIDAGAIDTATVRALKEDAKKEADAAVVQTMKEAEPTRDDVYAFTYAPSDVDAVYPKDYTGLPGVK